A section of the Streptomyces sp. V3I8 genome encodes:
- the asnB gene encoding asparagine synthase (glutamine-hydrolyzing), which yields MCGIAGTYRWPDGKAVTDRLTDVLAHRGPDGAGRYSHGAGDGEVHLGHRRLSIIDLSETGAQPMVSDGLVLTYNGELYNAPELRTELAAGGARFRGTSDTEVLLEAWRRWGTDCLPRLRGMFAFAVFDERTGELVLARDQLGIKPLFLLRRGEGLMFASELKALAAVTGGTLEVDHAALVASLLYYWVPDSRCAFREAEKLPPGSWLRCRPDGRIERGRYWNLRDVAAEGQERARAGERPDLAAVVEESTRRHLLSDVPVATFLSGGLDSSWLTALAARHRPGISAYTIGFRAEDAKFEAMPDDLRYARQVAERFGVDLHEIEIAPNVLDLLPEMTYHLDEPIGDPAAINTFLICQAAREAGVKVMLSGMGADELFAGYRKHLANLLALRYQRVPGPLRRGLSATVDRLPVATARRGYRSVRFAKRFLSFADLPEETAFRRSYTMYDQDELLALVNPDLAPAVEDVLTEHADTYQDNHLDDFVNRMCLADARMFLPGLNLAYTDRSSMAASTEVRVPYVDVEVVRAAFTVPGNRKIAGRQGKAALKEAATSVLPREIVYRPKGLFSAPLRAWMSRDLAPLVREVVNDGVLVSSGLLRRDALARMVAEDAAGRRDFSKHLWHVLTLEHWYRDATSGSGSGRDRAA from the coding sequence ATGTGTGGCATCGCAGGCACGTACCGGTGGCCGGACGGGAAGGCCGTGACCGACCGGCTCACCGATGTCCTGGCCCACCGCGGCCCGGACGGGGCCGGCCGGTACAGCCACGGCGCCGGTGACGGCGAGGTGCACCTCGGGCACCGCCGGCTGTCCATCATCGACCTGTCCGAGACCGGCGCCCAGCCGATGGTCTCCGACGGCCTCGTCCTGACGTACAACGGCGAGCTGTACAACGCGCCCGAACTGCGGACCGAACTGGCGGCCGGCGGCGCGCGCTTCCGCGGCACCTCCGACACCGAGGTGCTCCTGGAGGCCTGGCGGCGCTGGGGCACCGACTGCCTGCCCCGGCTGCGCGGCATGTTCGCGTTCGCGGTCTTCGACGAGCGGACCGGTGAGCTGGTCCTCGCCCGGGACCAGCTCGGCATCAAGCCGCTGTTCCTGCTCCGGCGCGGCGAAGGCCTGATGTTCGCCTCCGAGCTCAAGGCGCTCGCCGCCGTGACCGGCGGAACGCTGGAGGTGGACCACGCGGCACTGGTGGCCTCGCTCCTCTACTACTGGGTGCCGGACTCGCGCTGCGCGTTCCGCGAGGCGGAGAAGCTGCCGCCGGGCAGCTGGCTGCGGTGCCGGCCCGACGGCCGGATCGAGCGCGGCCGGTACTGGAACCTCCGGGACGTCGCCGCCGAGGGCCAGGAGCGGGCCCGGGCCGGCGAGCGGCCGGACCTGGCCGCCGTCGTCGAGGAGTCGACCCGGCGGCACCTGCTCTCCGACGTCCCCGTGGCGACCTTCCTCTCCGGCGGCCTCGACTCCAGCTGGCTGACCGCGCTGGCGGCCCGCCACCGGCCCGGGATCTCCGCCTACACGATCGGGTTCCGCGCCGAGGACGCGAAGTTCGAGGCGATGCCGGACGACCTGCGCTACGCCCGGCAGGTGGCCGAGCGGTTCGGCGTCGACCTGCACGAGATCGAGATCGCCCCCAACGTGCTCGACCTGCTGCCGGAGATGACGTACCACCTGGACGAGCCGATCGGCGACCCCGCCGCGATCAACACCTTCCTGATCTGCCAAGCCGCCCGGGAGGCCGGGGTCAAGGTGATGCTCTCGGGGATGGGCGCCGACGAACTGTTCGCCGGGTACCGCAAGCACCTGGCCAACCTGCTGGCGCTGCGCTACCAGCGCGTCCCGGGGCCCCTGCGGCGCGGCCTGTCGGCGACCGTGGACCGGCTGCCGGTCGCCACGGCCCGCCGGGGGTACCGGTCGGTGCGCTTCGCGAAGCGGTTCCTCTCCTTCGCCGACCTGCCGGAGGAGACGGCGTTCCGGCGCAGCTACACCATGTACGACCAGGACGAGCTGCTCGCCCTGGTCAACCCGGACCTGGCCCCGGCGGTCGAGGACGTGCTGACCGAACACGCGGACACCTACCAGGACAACCACCTCGACGACTTCGTCAACCGCATGTGCCTGGCCGACGCCCGGATGTTCCTGCCGGGCCTGAACCTCGCCTACACCGACCGGTCGAGCATGGCGGCGTCGACCGAGGTGCGGGTGCCGTACGTGGACGTCGAGGTGGTCAGGGCGGCGTTCACCGTGCCCGGCAACCGCAAGATCGCCGGACGGCAGGGCAAGGCCGCCCTCAAGGAGGCGGCCACCTCGGTCCTGCCCCGGGAGATCGTGTACCGGCCCAAGGGCCTGTTCAGCGCCCCGCTGCGGGCCTGGATGAGCCGGGACCTGGCACCGCTGGTGCGCGAGGTGGTCAACGACGGCGTGCTCGTCAGCTCCGGGCTGCTGCGCCGCGACGCGCTGGCGCGGATGGTCGCCGAGGACGCCGCCGGCCGGCGGGACTTCTCCAAGCACCTGTGGCACGTGCTGACCCTCGAGCACTGGTACCGCGACGCGACCTCCGGCTCCGGGTCCGGCCGCGACCGAGCTGCCTGA
- a CDS encoding Wzz/FepE/Etk N-terminal domain-containing protein, protein MTTSTTPQSPAATPLLDLHALVVAVRRRRRLWCSLAALGLLLGTAVAVLLPPPPTATATVLVVHQDDQPNDTGTLIRTDVALLGTTRIADKALRSLKSPEKPEDFMKDYRGTGLTNNLLQIEVTGKDDAQAVARAGALADAFVADHVRRMREAATAEAKALLDQRDRMRDELTEVNEAIGDRSPESDPQSSASIESLFARRALLNSRIADFDQRAADARTGTPKVVAGTQIVDTPRAVPQSLTGAAATNGAIGLVLGLVLGLTLAAVGTVVADRPVLRREIAANLGASVIAELPRTSRRPSWLWRRRRTRVARERLVATLTRAVRGSAEPVSLLELGCARTTGALALDIAGALAAEGPVTVVDGLPGSRLAGHQDPGDVSVVGTEHAAAAAHRTRRLGVGSVAPGTAWTDLHHLGGQTVLVVRAGHGSAAWLHTVARQLADRRIPVIGVVLVDPDPRDRTDGTLWDGLHTALRGHEEWAARRNGEGTSHAAQAVGEGRPRTERTAAPPVRVPDSDQEAR, encoded by the coding sequence ATGACGACGAGCACGACTCCACAGTCACCGGCCGCCACCCCGCTGCTGGACCTGCACGCGCTGGTGGTGGCGGTGCGCAGACGCCGCCGCCTCTGGTGCTCCCTGGCGGCACTGGGACTGCTGCTGGGCACGGCGGTCGCCGTCCTGCTGCCGCCGCCGCCGACCGCGACGGCCACCGTGCTGGTCGTCCACCAGGACGACCAGCCGAACGACACCGGGACGCTGATCCGTACCGACGTCGCCCTGCTGGGCACCACACGGATCGCCGACAAGGCCCTGCGGTCCCTCAAGTCCCCGGAGAAACCCGAGGACTTCATGAAGGACTACCGCGGCACCGGCCTGACCAACAACCTGCTGCAGATCGAGGTGACGGGCAAGGACGACGCGCAGGCGGTGGCCCGGGCCGGGGCACTGGCCGACGCCTTCGTCGCGGACCACGTGCGGCGGATGCGGGAAGCCGCGACGGCCGAGGCCAAGGCGCTGCTCGACCAGCGGGACCGTATGCGGGACGAGCTCACCGAGGTCAACGAGGCGATCGGCGACCGGTCGCCGGAGAGCGACCCGCAGTCGTCGGCGAGCATCGAGTCGCTCTTCGCCCGCCGGGCCCTGCTCAACTCACGCATCGCCGACTTCGACCAGCGCGCTGCGGACGCGCGCACCGGCACGCCCAAGGTCGTCGCCGGTACGCAGATCGTGGACACCCCGCGCGCGGTGCCGCAGTCCCTGACCGGGGCAGCCGCCACCAACGGCGCGATCGGGCTCGTCCTCGGGCTCGTCCTCGGGCTCACGCTGGCCGCGGTCGGCACGGTGGTGGCGGACCGGCCCGTACTGCGCCGGGAGATCGCGGCGAACCTGGGCGCCTCCGTCATCGCGGAGCTGCCCCGTACGTCCCGCCGGCCGTCCTGGCTGTGGCGGCGCCGCCGGACCCGTGTGGCACGCGAACGGCTCGTCGCGACCCTGACCCGCGCCGTGCGCGGCTCGGCGGAACCGGTCTCCCTGCTGGAACTGGGCTGCGCGCGCACCACCGGCGCGCTCGCCCTGGACATCGCCGGGGCGCTGGCGGCGGAGGGGCCGGTGACCGTCGTCGACGGTCTGCCCGGCTCCCGACTCGCCGGCCACCAGGATCCGGGGGACGTGAGCGTGGTCGGCACCGAGCACGCCGCGGCCGCGGCGCACCGGACCCGCCGGCTCGGCGTCGGCTCGGTGGCGCCCGGCACGGCGTGGACCGACCTGCACCACCTCGGCGGGCAGACCGTGCTGGTCGTACGGGCCGGGCACGGCAGCGCCGCGTGGCTGCACACCGTGGCGCGGCAGCTCGCGGACCGGCGCATCCCGGTGATCGGCGTGGTGCTGGTCGATCCCGATCCGCGCGACCGGACCGACGGCACGCTGTGGGACGGGCTGCACACCGCGCTGCGCGGCCATGAGGAGTGGGCGGCCCGGCGGAACGGTGAGGGTACCTCCCACGCCGCTCAGGCAGTGGGGGAGGGCCGGCCGCGCACGGAGCGGACGGCGGCACCGCCCGTACGGGTCCCGGACAGCGACCAGGAAGCCAGGTAG